A DNA window from Linepithema humile isolate Giens D197 chromosome 6, Lhum_UNIL_v1.0, whole genome shotgun sequence contains the following coding sequences:
- the LOC105674722 gene encoding ras guanine nucleotide exchange factor R isoform X3, whose amino-acid sequence MRRRYLCFLWTALILRLDTFVTAEADPAILSGPDLPHLQQGRFVHDPRPRLSASQQAQILSDVQQHQQRYRRPIQDSKNARVSFPSYDQAQTNTPYASLAKYKVDRTKQQQLLHLQQQQQQVQQLLQQQQQKIAQLGASNFVNSPQAPQFQQYQQQQKQQQQQQQQQQQQQQQQQQQQFGNPYNQNGFQNLHHQDLSQPLFTDQQTLQFQEYLEKQRELELLQKQRQQLLYEQQELRRQQELLRLQQLQRLTSTTLPPATATSTPIAVSTTLAPLLLSSPTARRITPSEAELFLKAIASHQKKYATTPASTTTPTTTTTTTTTSTPPPPPSSRRIIKTHQETDIPDNLLSLIQDQESRFVQQGKPKPQIKVIYQTDRPSTTKQNSGARSKNSQSAAERELLLKQLRLALAQSADDDDAVRNVTTRDLVLPNGKKIQVIHAPNGLSSIVPSAGNTVETSILPSPTTTTIKPPKAIFEELTKGGVLPPGADFEIIRQKSDGKLEEVGKTPIIQNLPAKKVTFVVLEEQADGSYKVQGVKGNANDKESGTDVESIVERIKKGELKLPPSSLGPSTPSTTLEHFESSINPNLVVSTGTSRTPLHTISTTASTFRPTTIRSTSTRHSESSFPYVTVSPNSVSTTDKYVTSATSVTGHVYNTVNTNPTKTSLSDHIPRVTTKYPSSSRSPFIPTMAPVKEIVTTAITPTTFSHHTTSYSHFSRHPDTSSTLRVSPQGSSQSENIVYQDEFERTTALPSTEDAIGTQSPQESLAALLRGEGLFAMAKYLRQSGLDNVLNETGPYTIFVPTDKAFRTLLVQLGGPEKAEQKFHDNPRLLSGLLLHHVIPGAFKIESLQDEMTGVSLAGTQLRVNEYAMQDHEWNDITTINGARVAPNKRDIEIPQGIAHAVDRVMFPLPVGDLVQTLQADRERRFTKFLRMLHVSGLEDTLAGPKTFTIFAPTDSAFTDLTKNGAPIWTEEDGPEAAKTIISRHVVPTTLYTAGMRYYIQKDTLRPQSPVHIHKNGGRVRVNEAHVVTHNVPATNGVLHAIDGVL is encoded by the exons GGTCGTTTCGTGCACGATCCGCGGCCTCGTCTCTCGGCTTCCCAGCAAGCCCAGATACTGAGCGACGTGCAGCAACATCAACAACGGTATCGGCGGCCCATTCAGGACTCCAAAAATGCACGGGTATCCTTCCCTTCGTACGACCAAGCGCAAACTAACACACCGTACGCCTCTCTGGCCAAGTATAAGGTCGATCGAACAAAGCAGCAGCAATTGTTACAcctgcagcagcagcagcagcaagtCCAGCAGCTTctacagcagcaacagcaaaaAATCGCCCAGCTCGGTGCTTCGAATTTTGTGAACAGTCCACAAGCGCCGCAGTTCCAGCAGTATCAGCAGCAGCAgaagcagcaacagcagcaacagcagcagcagcagcagcagcagcagcagcagcagcagcagcagttcGGTAACCCGTACAACCAGAATGGTTTCCAGAATCTTCATCATCAGGATCTGTCGCAGCCGCTGTTCACGGATCAGCAAACGTTGCAGTTTCAGGAGTATCTCGAGAAACAGCGCGAGCTGGAGCTACTGCAGAAACAACGGCAGCAGTTACTGTACGAACAGCAGGAATTGCGCAGGCAACAGGAATTACTGCGACTTCAGCAACTCCAAAGGCTCACTTCTACTACTCTGCCTCCAGCGACGGCGACGTCGACGCCGATCGCCGTCAGCACCACTCTCGCGCCGTTGCTGTTGTCTTCGCCGACGGCGCGACGAATCACGCCGTCGGAAGCAGAGCTCTTTCTTAAAGCAATTGCTAGCCATCAGAAGAAATATGCAACGACACCGGCGAGCACGACAACacccaccaccaccaccaccaccaccaccactaGCACGCCGCCGCCACCTCCGTCATCCAGACGCATAATCAAGACTCATCAGGAGACGGACATCCCGGACAATCTGCTCAGTCTAATTCAGGACCAAGAGAGTCGATTTGTGCAGCAGGGCAAACCGAAGCCCCAGATCAAAGTGATCTATCAGACCGACAGGCCCAGCACAACGAAGCAGAACTCCGGCGCAAGAAGCAAGAACTCTCAGTCCGCTGCCGAGAGAGAACTGTTGCTGAAGCAACTCAGGCTTGCTCTGGCACAGTCTGCCGATGACGACGACGCCGTCAGGAATGTCACCACCCGGGATCTCGTATTGCCGAACGGCAAGAAGATTCAAGTTATTCATGCGCCGAACGGTTTGTCCTCCATCGTGCCATCAGCCGGAAACACCGTTGAGACTTCGATTCTGCCGTCTCCGACTACGACTACTATCAAGCCGCCGAAAGCCATCTTTGAGGAATTGACGAAGGGCGGCGTGCTACCGCCGGGCGCCGATTTCGAGATCATCCGGCAGAAGAGCGACGGTAAGCTCGAGGAAGTCGGCAAGACGCCGATCATTCAGAATCTGCCGGCGAAGAAGGTTACGTTTGTCGTTCTCGAGGAGCAAGCAGACGGCAGTTACAAAGTGCAGGGTGTCAAGGGCAACGCCAATGATAAGGAGAGCGGCACCGATGTCGAGTCCATCGTCGAGAGAATCAAGAAAGGCGAGCTGAAGCTGCCGCCCAGCTCGCTCGGACCGTCCACTCCGTCCACCACTCTGGAGCATTTCGAGTCCAGCATCAATCCGAATCTAGTGGTGTCCACTGGAACATCCAGGACACCTCTTCACACCATCAGCACGACAGCGTCGACCTTCAGACCAACCACCATCAGATCCACGTCGACCAGGCACAGTGAAAG caGCTTTCCCTATGTCACGGTGTCGCCAAACTCAGTGTCCACGACTGACAAGTACGTGACCTCGGCGACCAGCGTCACGGGTCACGTATATAACACTGTGAACACCAATCCGACGAAGACGAGCTTGTCCGACCACATACCGCGAGTGACGACCAAGTATCCGTCGTCCAGCAGAAGCCCGTTTATCCCGACGATGGCGCCCGTGAAAGAGATCGTGACGACGGCGATCACACCGACGACTTTCTCGCATCACACGACTTCTTACAGCCACTTCTCCAGACACCCGGACACCTCGTCGACGTTGAGAGTATCGCCGCAGGGCAGCTCGCAGAGCGAGAACATCGTTTATCAAGATGAGTTCGAGAGGACTACCGCATTGCCTTCGACAGAGGATGCCATCGGGACTCAAAGTCCGCAGGAAAGTCTAGCCGCGTTGTTGAGAGGAGAGGGTCTCTTTGCTATGGCGAAATACCTGAGGCAGTCGGGATTGGATAACGTGTTGAACGAAACTG GTCCATACACTATATTCGTCCCTACAGACAAGGCTTTCAGGACGTTATTGGTGCAATTGGGAGGACCAGAGAAAGCTGAGCAAAAATTCCATGATAATCCGAGACTTCTAAGTGGG CTTCTTCTTCATCACGTCATTCCGGGAGCCTTCAAGATTGAGTCCCTGCAAGACGAGATGACCGGCGTCAGTCTTGCTGGAACGCAGTTGCGAGTGAACGAGTATGCGATGCAGGATCACGAATGGAACgat ATAACAACAATAAACGGAGCGCGTGTCGCGCCTAATAAACGGGACATTGAGATTCCTCAAGGTATCGCTCATGCCGTCGACAGGGTCATGTTCCCTCTTCCGGTCGGAGATTTGGTGCAAACTCTGCAAGCCGATCGCGAGAGGAGGTTCACCAAATTCCTTAGAATGCTCCACGTGTCGGGCTTAGAGGACACGCTCGCag GACCGAAGACATTCACCATCTTCGCACCGACCGATTCCGCTTTCACCGATTTAACGAAGAACGGCGCCCCAATTTGGACCGAAGAGGACGGCCCAGAAGCGGCAAAAACGATAATTTCGCGACATGTGGTTCCCACCACTCTTTACACAGCGGGAATGAGGTATTACATTCAGAAGGATACCCTCCGTCCGCAATCACCGGTTCACATCCACAAAAATGGCG GACGAGTACGAGTAAATGAGGCACACGTTGTAACGCATAACGTGCCAGCGACGAACGGAGTGTTACATGCTATCGACGGTGTTTTGTAA
- the LOC105674722 gene encoding ras guanine nucleotide exchange factor R isoform X1, whose product MRRRYLCFLWTALILRLDTFVTAEADPAILSGPDLPHLQQGRFVHDPRPRLSASQQAQILSDVQQHQQRYRRPIQDSKNARVSFPSYDQAQTNTPYASLAKYKVDRTKQQQLLHLQQQQQQVQQLLQQQQQKIAQLGASNFVNSPQAPQFQQYQQQQKQQQQQQQQQQQQQQQQQQQQFGNPYNQNGFQNLHHQDLSQPLFTDQQTLQFQEYLEKQRELELLQKQRQQLLYEQQELRRQQELLRLQQLQRLTSTTLPPATATSTPIAVSTTLAPLLLSSPTARRITPSEAELFLKAIASHQKKYATTPASTTTPTTTTTTTTTSTPPPPPSSRRIIKTHQETDIPDNLLSLIQDQESRFVQQGKPKPQIKVIYQTDRPSTTKQNSGARSKNSQSAAERELLLKQLRLALAQSADDDDAVRNVTTRDLVLPNGKKIQVIHAPNGLSSIVPSAGNTVETSILPSPTTTTIKPPKAIFEELTKGGVLPPGADFEIIRQKSDGKLEEVGKTPIIQNLPAKKVTFVVLEEQADGSYKVQGVKGNANDKESGTDVESIVERIKKGELKLPPSSLGPSTPSTTLEHFESSINPNLVVSTGTSRTPLHTISTTASTFRPTTIRSTSTRHSESSFPYVTVSPNSVSTTDKYVTSATSVTGHVYNTVNTNPTKTSLSDHIPRVTTKYPSSSRSPFIPTMAPVKEIVTTAITPTTFSHHTTSYSHFSRHPDTSSTLRVSPQGSSQSENIVYQDEFERTTALPSTEDAIGTQSPQESLAALLRGEGLFAMAKYLRQSGLDNVLNETGPYTIFVPTDKAFRTLLVQLGGPEKAEQKFHDNPRLLSGLLLHHVIPGAFKIESLQDEMTGVSLAGTQLRVNEYAMQDHEWNDVKITTINGARVAPNKRDIEIPQGIAHAVDRVMFPLPVGDLVQTLQADRERRFTKFLRMLHVSGLEDTLAGPKTFTIFAPTDSAFTDLTKNGAPIWTEEDGPEAAKTIISRHVVPTTLYTAGMRYYIQKDTLRPQSPVHIHKNGGRVRVNEAHVVTHNVPATNGVLHAIDGVL is encoded by the exons GGTCGTTTCGTGCACGATCCGCGGCCTCGTCTCTCGGCTTCCCAGCAAGCCCAGATACTGAGCGACGTGCAGCAACATCAACAACGGTATCGGCGGCCCATTCAGGACTCCAAAAATGCACGGGTATCCTTCCCTTCGTACGACCAAGCGCAAACTAACACACCGTACGCCTCTCTGGCCAAGTATAAGGTCGATCGAACAAAGCAGCAGCAATTGTTACAcctgcagcagcagcagcagcaagtCCAGCAGCTTctacagcagcaacagcaaaaAATCGCCCAGCTCGGTGCTTCGAATTTTGTGAACAGTCCACAAGCGCCGCAGTTCCAGCAGTATCAGCAGCAGCAgaagcagcaacagcagcaacagcagcagcagcagcagcagcagcagcagcagcagcagcagcagttcGGTAACCCGTACAACCAGAATGGTTTCCAGAATCTTCATCATCAGGATCTGTCGCAGCCGCTGTTCACGGATCAGCAAACGTTGCAGTTTCAGGAGTATCTCGAGAAACAGCGCGAGCTGGAGCTACTGCAGAAACAACGGCAGCAGTTACTGTACGAACAGCAGGAATTGCGCAGGCAACAGGAATTACTGCGACTTCAGCAACTCCAAAGGCTCACTTCTACTACTCTGCCTCCAGCGACGGCGACGTCGACGCCGATCGCCGTCAGCACCACTCTCGCGCCGTTGCTGTTGTCTTCGCCGACGGCGCGACGAATCACGCCGTCGGAAGCAGAGCTCTTTCTTAAAGCAATTGCTAGCCATCAGAAGAAATATGCAACGACACCGGCGAGCACGACAACacccaccaccaccaccaccaccaccaccactaGCACGCCGCCGCCACCTCCGTCATCCAGACGCATAATCAAGACTCATCAGGAGACGGACATCCCGGACAATCTGCTCAGTCTAATTCAGGACCAAGAGAGTCGATTTGTGCAGCAGGGCAAACCGAAGCCCCAGATCAAAGTGATCTATCAGACCGACAGGCCCAGCACAACGAAGCAGAACTCCGGCGCAAGAAGCAAGAACTCTCAGTCCGCTGCCGAGAGAGAACTGTTGCTGAAGCAACTCAGGCTTGCTCTGGCACAGTCTGCCGATGACGACGACGCCGTCAGGAATGTCACCACCCGGGATCTCGTATTGCCGAACGGCAAGAAGATTCAAGTTATTCATGCGCCGAACGGTTTGTCCTCCATCGTGCCATCAGCCGGAAACACCGTTGAGACTTCGATTCTGCCGTCTCCGACTACGACTACTATCAAGCCGCCGAAAGCCATCTTTGAGGAATTGACGAAGGGCGGCGTGCTACCGCCGGGCGCCGATTTCGAGATCATCCGGCAGAAGAGCGACGGTAAGCTCGAGGAAGTCGGCAAGACGCCGATCATTCAGAATCTGCCGGCGAAGAAGGTTACGTTTGTCGTTCTCGAGGAGCAAGCAGACGGCAGTTACAAAGTGCAGGGTGTCAAGGGCAACGCCAATGATAAGGAGAGCGGCACCGATGTCGAGTCCATCGTCGAGAGAATCAAGAAAGGCGAGCTGAAGCTGCCGCCCAGCTCGCTCGGACCGTCCACTCCGTCCACCACTCTGGAGCATTTCGAGTCCAGCATCAATCCGAATCTAGTGGTGTCCACTGGAACATCCAGGACACCTCTTCACACCATCAGCACGACAGCGTCGACCTTCAGACCAACCACCATCAGATCCACGTCGACCAGGCACAGTGAAAG caGCTTTCCCTATGTCACGGTGTCGCCAAACTCAGTGTCCACGACTGACAAGTACGTGACCTCGGCGACCAGCGTCACGGGTCACGTATATAACACTGTGAACACCAATCCGACGAAGACGAGCTTGTCCGACCACATACCGCGAGTGACGACCAAGTATCCGTCGTCCAGCAGAAGCCCGTTTATCCCGACGATGGCGCCCGTGAAAGAGATCGTGACGACGGCGATCACACCGACGACTTTCTCGCATCACACGACTTCTTACAGCCACTTCTCCAGACACCCGGACACCTCGTCGACGTTGAGAGTATCGCCGCAGGGCAGCTCGCAGAGCGAGAACATCGTTTATCAAGATGAGTTCGAGAGGACTACCGCATTGCCTTCGACAGAGGATGCCATCGGGACTCAAAGTCCGCAGGAAAGTCTAGCCGCGTTGTTGAGAGGAGAGGGTCTCTTTGCTATGGCGAAATACCTGAGGCAGTCGGGATTGGATAACGTGTTGAACGAAACTG GTCCATACACTATATTCGTCCCTACAGACAAGGCTTTCAGGACGTTATTGGTGCAATTGGGAGGACCAGAGAAAGCTGAGCAAAAATTCCATGATAATCCGAGACTTCTAAGTGGG CTTCTTCTTCATCACGTCATTCCGGGAGCCTTCAAGATTGAGTCCCTGCAAGACGAGATGACCGGCGTCAGTCTTGCTGGAACGCAGTTGCGAGTGAACGAGTATGCGATGCAGGATCACGAATGGAACgatgtaaaa ATAACAACAATAAACGGAGCGCGTGTCGCGCCTAATAAACGGGACATTGAGATTCCTCAAGGTATCGCTCATGCCGTCGACAGGGTCATGTTCCCTCTTCCGGTCGGAGATTTGGTGCAAACTCTGCAAGCCGATCGCGAGAGGAGGTTCACCAAATTCCTTAGAATGCTCCACGTGTCGGGCTTAGAGGACACGCTCGCag GACCGAAGACATTCACCATCTTCGCACCGACCGATTCCGCTTTCACCGATTTAACGAAGAACGGCGCCCCAATTTGGACCGAAGAGGACGGCCCAGAAGCGGCAAAAACGATAATTTCGCGACATGTGGTTCCCACCACTCTTTACACAGCGGGAATGAGGTATTACATTCAGAAGGATACCCTCCGTCCGCAATCACCGGTTCACATCCACAAAAATGGCG GACGAGTACGAGTAAATGAGGCACACGTTGTAACGCATAACGTGCCAGCGACGAACGGAGTGTTACATGCTATCGACGGTGTTTTGTAA
- the LOC105674722 gene encoding ras guanine nucleotide exchange factor R isoform X2 yields MRRRYLCFLWTALILRLDTFVTAEADPAILSGPDLPHLQQGRFVHDPRPRLSASQQAQILSDVQQHQQRYRRPIQDSKNARVSFPSYDQAQTNTPYASLAKYKVDRTKQQQLLHLQQQQQQVQQLLQQQQQKIAQLGASNFVNSPQAPQFQQYQQQQKQQQQQQQQQQQQQQQQQQQQFGNPYNQNGFQNLHHQDLSQPLFTDQQTLQFQEYLEKQRELELLQKQRQQLLYEQQELRRQQELLRLQQLQRLTSTTLPPATATSTPIAVSTTLAPLLLSSPTARRITPSEAELFLKAIASHQKKYATTPASTTTPTTTTTTTTTSTPPPPPSSRRIIKTHQETDIPDNLLSLIQDQESRFVQQGKPKPQIKVIYQTDRPSTTKQNSGARSKNSQSAAERELLLKQLRLALAQSADDDDAVRNVTTRDLVLPNGKKIQVIHAPNGLSSIVPSAGNTVETSILPSPTTTTIKPPKAIFEELTKGGVLPPGADFEIIRQKSDGKLEEVGKTPIIQNLPAKKVTFVVLEEQADGSYKVQGVKGNANDKESGTDVESIVERIKKGELKLPPSSLGPSTPSTTLEHFESSINPNLVVSTGTSRTPLHTISTTASTFRPTTIRSTSTRHSESFPYVTVSPNSVSTTDKYVTSATSVTGHVYNTVNTNPTKTSLSDHIPRVTTKYPSSSRSPFIPTMAPVKEIVTTAITPTTFSHHTTSYSHFSRHPDTSSTLRVSPQGSSQSENIVYQDEFERTTALPSTEDAIGTQSPQESLAALLRGEGLFAMAKYLRQSGLDNVLNETGPYTIFVPTDKAFRTLLVQLGGPEKAEQKFHDNPRLLSGLLLHHVIPGAFKIESLQDEMTGVSLAGTQLRVNEYAMQDHEWNDVKITTINGARVAPNKRDIEIPQGIAHAVDRVMFPLPVGDLVQTLQADRERRFTKFLRMLHVSGLEDTLAGPKTFTIFAPTDSAFTDLTKNGAPIWTEEDGPEAAKTIISRHVVPTTLYTAGMRYYIQKDTLRPQSPVHIHKNGGRVRVNEAHVVTHNVPATNGVLHAIDGVL; encoded by the exons GGTCGTTTCGTGCACGATCCGCGGCCTCGTCTCTCGGCTTCCCAGCAAGCCCAGATACTGAGCGACGTGCAGCAACATCAACAACGGTATCGGCGGCCCATTCAGGACTCCAAAAATGCACGGGTATCCTTCCCTTCGTACGACCAAGCGCAAACTAACACACCGTACGCCTCTCTGGCCAAGTATAAGGTCGATCGAACAAAGCAGCAGCAATTGTTACAcctgcagcagcagcagcagcaagtCCAGCAGCTTctacagcagcaacagcaaaaAATCGCCCAGCTCGGTGCTTCGAATTTTGTGAACAGTCCACAAGCGCCGCAGTTCCAGCAGTATCAGCAGCAGCAgaagcagcaacagcagcaacagcagcagcagcagcagcagcagcagcagcagcagcagcagcagttcGGTAACCCGTACAACCAGAATGGTTTCCAGAATCTTCATCATCAGGATCTGTCGCAGCCGCTGTTCACGGATCAGCAAACGTTGCAGTTTCAGGAGTATCTCGAGAAACAGCGCGAGCTGGAGCTACTGCAGAAACAACGGCAGCAGTTACTGTACGAACAGCAGGAATTGCGCAGGCAACAGGAATTACTGCGACTTCAGCAACTCCAAAGGCTCACTTCTACTACTCTGCCTCCAGCGACGGCGACGTCGACGCCGATCGCCGTCAGCACCACTCTCGCGCCGTTGCTGTTGTCTTCGCCGACGGCGCGACGAATCACGCCGTCGGAAGCAGAGCTCTTTCTTAAAGCAATTGCTAGCCATCAGAAGAAATATGCAACGACACCGGCGAGCACGACAACacccaccaccaccaccaccaccaccaccactaGCACGCCGCCGCCACCTCCGTCATCCAGACGCATAATCAAGACTCATCAGGAGACGGACATCCCGGACAATCTGCTCAGTCTAATTCAGGACCAAGAGAGTCGATTTGTGCAGCAGGGCAAACCGAAGCCCCAGATCAAAGTGATCTATCAGACCGACAGGCCCAGCACAACGAAGCAGAACTCCGGCGCAAGAAGCAAGAACTCTCAGTCCGCTGCCGAGAGAGAACTGTTGCTGAAGCAACTCAGGCTTGCTCTGGCACAGTCTGCCGATGACGACGACGCCGTCAGGAATGTCACCACCCGGGATCTCGTATTGCCGAACGGCAAGAAGATTCAAGTTATTCATGCGCCGAACGGTTTGTCCTCCATCGTGCCATCAGCCGGAAACACCGTTGAGACTTCGATTCTGCCGTCTCCGACTACGACTACTATCAAGCCGCCGAAAGCCATCTTTGAGGAATTGACGAAGGGCGGCGTGCTACCGCCGGGCGCCGATTTCGAGATCATCCGGCAGAAGAGCGACGGTAAGCTCGAGGAAGTCGGCAAGACGCCGATCATTCAGAATCTGCCGGCGAAGAAGGTTACGTTTGTCGTTCTCGAGGAGCAAGCAGACGGCAGTTACAAAGTGCAGGGTGTCAAGGGCAACGCCAATGATAAGGAGAGCGGCACCGATGTCGAGTCCATCGTCGAGAGAATCAAGAAAGGCGAGCTGAAGCTGCCGCCCAGCTCGCTCGGACCGTCCACTCCGTCCACCACTCTGGAGCATTTCGAGTCCAGCATCAATCCGAATCTAGTGGTGTCCACTGGAACATCCAGGACACCTCTTCACACCATCAGCACGACAGCGTCGACCTTCAGACCAACCACCATCAGATCCACGTCGACCAGGCACAGTGAAAG CTTTCCCTATGTCACGGTGTCGCCAAACTCAGTGTCCACGACTGACAAGTACGTGACCTCGGCGACCAGCGTCACGGGTCACGTATATAACACTGTGAACACCAATCCGACGAAGACGAGCTTGTCCGACCACATACCGCGAGTGACGACCAAGTATCCGTCGTCCAGCAGAAGCCCGTTTATCCCGACGATGGCGCCCGTGAAAGAGATCGTGACGACGGCGATCACACCGACGACTTTCTCGCATCACACGACTTCTTACAGCCACTTCTCCAGACACCCGGACACCTCGTCGACGTTGAGAGTATCGCCGCAGGGCAGCTCGCAGAGCGAGAACATCGTTTATCAAGATGAGTTCGAGAGGACTACCGCATTGCCTTCGACAGAGGATGCCATCGGGACTCAAAGTCCGCAGGAAAGTCTAGCCGCGTTGTTGAGAGGAGAGGGTCTCTTTGCTATGGCGAAATACCTGAGGCAGTCGGGATTGGATAACGTGTTGAACGAAACTG GTCCATACACTATATTCGTCCCTACAGACAAGGCTTTCAGGACGTTATTGGTGCAATTGGGAGGACCAGAGAAAGCTGAGCAAAAATTCCATGATAATCCGAGACTTCTAAGTGGG CTTCTTCTTCATCACGTCATTCCGGGAGCCTTCAAGATTGAGTCCCTGCAAGACGAGATGACCGGCGTCAGTCTTGCTGGAACGCAGTTGCGAGTGAACGAGTATGCGATGCAGGATCACGAATGGAACgatgtaaaa ATAACAACAATAAACGGAGCGCGTGTCGCGCCTAATAAACGGGACATTGAGATTCCTCAAGGTATCGCTCATGCCGTCGACAGGGTCATGTTCCCTCTTCCGGTCGGAGATTTGGTGCAAACTCTGCAAGCCGATCGCGAGAGGAGGTTCACCAAATTCCTTAGAATGCTCCACGTGTCGGGCTTAGAGGACACGCTCGCag GACCGAAGACATTCACCATCTTCGCACCGACCGATTCCGCTTTCACCGATTTAACGAAGAACGGCGCCCCAATTTGGACCGAAGAGGACGGCCCAGAAGCGGCAAAAACGATAATTTCGCGACATGTGGTTCCCACCACTCTTTACACAGCGGGAATGAGGTATTACATTCAGAAGGATACCCTCCGTCCGCAATCACCGGTTCACATCCACAAAAATGGCG GACGAGTACGAGTAAATGAGGCACACGTTGTAACGCATAACGTGCCAGCGACGAACGGAGTGTTACATGCTATCGACGGTGTTTTGTAA